A window of the Desulforapulum autotrophicum HRM2 genome harbors these coding sequences:
- a CDS encoding trimethylamine methyltransferase family protein, whose amino-acid sequence MSNFEIGFEPTLTFLSDENKQKLYTSALKIIEETGMIVLHDGAVKLLKDAGCSVEETGKGSRIKIPAALVEKARKTVPNNIAIYDREGNHAMDLGGRRSYFGTGSDLLWSVESKNMERHHTGLADIKTAAKVCDALPNIDFIMSFAHPHDITPSRSYLESFKAMVENCTKPIVNTAEGRKDLAAMWEISKVLRGGEQQLREKPYWIQYAEPISPLKHPFDSLDKLIFCAETGSPVIYSPAPIAGSTAPMTIAGHIVQGLAESFFGMVVHQLAAPGAPFLMGIGAAVLDMGTSQCSYNAPEYMMTYMAMVEMSNWLDIPNWGYGGTSDAPIPDMQASYEAGLEAFMSVFAGSNLNHDVGYLDFGLSGSLEMIIIVNEMVDQIRRMHKGIPINDDTLALDVIPNGAAQEHFLTQPHTLKHLRKVQWTPELFCRKSHEKWVEQGRTSLLDRARTKLNKILENHIPLAIAPEKQQAIDDITGQFI is encoded by the coding sequence ATGTCAAATTTTGAAATTGGTTTTGAACCCACGCTTACCTTCCTCAGTGATGAAAATAAGCAGAAACTCTATACCTCAGCCCTGAAAATCATTGAAGAAACCGGCATGATCGTATTGCATGACGGTGCTGTAAAACTGCTCAAGGATGCCGGCTGCAGCGTGGAAGAGACCGGCAAGGGTAGCCGGATCAAAATCCCCGCCGCCCTGGTGGAAAAAGCAAGAAAAACCGTTCCCAACAATATTGCAATCTATGACCGTGAGGGCAACCATGCCATGGATCTGGGAGGGCGCCGGTCGTATTTTGGTACGGGTTCCGACCTGCTCTGGTCTGTGGAGTCAAAAAACATGGAGCGCCATCATACCGGTCTGGCAGACATCAAAACTGCGGCAAAGGTGTGCGATGCACTGCCGAACATCGATTTTATCATGTCCTTTGCCCACCCCCATGACATCACCCCTTCCCGATCCTATCTTGAAAGTTTCAAGGCAATGGTGGAGAACTGCACCAAACCCATTGTCAATACAGCAGAAGGACGAAAGGACCTTGCGGCCATGTGGGAAATCTCCAAAGTGCTCCGGGGCGGAGAACAACAATTGCGGGAAAAACCTTACTGGATTCAGTACGCGGAACCCATCAGCCCGTTGAAACATCCCTTTGACAGCTTGGATAAACTGATTTTCTGTGCGGAAACCGGCTCTCCGGTAATCTACTCACCGGCCCCCATTGCCGGTTCCACAGCCCCCATGACCATTGCCGGGCATATTGTACAGGGACTTGCAGAATCTTTTTTCGGCATGGTGGTTCATCAACTGGCCGCACCCGGGGCTCCCTTTCTCATGGGAATCGGCGCTGCTGTTCTGGACATGGGCACCAGCCAATGCTCCTACAATGCACCCGAGTACATGATGACCTATATGGCCATGGTGGAGATGAGCAATTGGCTCGACATCCCCAACTGGGGCTACGGCGGCACCAGTGATGCCCCGATTCCGGATATGCAGGCATCCTATGAAGCCGGCCTGGAAGCCTTCATGTCCGTTTTTGCGGGGTCCAACCTCAACCATGACGTGGGATACCTTGATTTTGGACTCAGCGGCAGTCTGGAGATGATCATAATTGTCAATGAGATGGTGGATCAGATCAGACGGATGCATAAAGGGATCCCCATTAACGATGACACCCTTGCACTGGACGTGATTCCAAATGGCGCTGCCCAGGAACATTTTCTGACCCAGCCCCACACCCTTAAACATTTGAGAAAAGTGCAATGGACACCGGAACTCTTCTGTCGCAAGAGCCATGAGAAATGGGTGGAACAGGGTCGAACCTCCCTTCTTGACCGTGCCCGCACCAAACTGAACAAGATTCTTGAAAATCATATCCCCCTGGCCATTGCCCCTGAAAAACAGCAGGCCATTGATGACATCACCGGTCAATTCATTTAG
- a CDS encoding trimethylamine methyltransferase family protein: MNTHNLYVNTAHLSPLTEQQVNQIHHATLQILEETGIWVGNETLLEMARCRGLCVDGQKICFTEAVLEEALSTAANAFTLKARNPENDLKFALDVTAVGMGRSAPFIMTPEGNRRNATGADFLELMKLGQSLNAIQMPGPLVFPEKMAQEDVYAFMMAAQVRYSDKPCHLSKGEDLKILCMAMGITVDTLKKDADKGISYAQTTVNSLSPLALTSGQGQLLIDAAEHGIAICLSPTPATGSTGPCSLMGNLILNNCETLGMLILSQWVRPGLPVFYGAFPSASDMRTMSATYGGPESRKMELASALMAKHYNLLSRSNVNNDAQVCDFQAGAESMFNLVTAFQGQVNFIPGCGHLASFAAASQAKLILDAELTEYARYFAKPIPGSDSLDETIKLIQETGPRGKYVTSFHTFSHFREVLHHPDLFPRVSHDKWCKGRKSLQADAQHKADHLLEAYQQPPIDKDLDRRLAKFCEPGLGENSCEADR, translated from the coding sequence ATGAATACGCACAATTTGTATGTGAATACTGCCCACCTTTCCCCTTTGACCGAACAACAGGTCAACCAGATTCACCATGCCACCCTCCAGATTCTGGAAGAAACCGGCATCTGGGTTGGCAATGAGACCTTATTGGAAATGGCCCGTTGTCGCGGCCTTTGTGTGGACGGGCAAAAAATTTGTTTTACAGAAGCGGTTCTGGAAGAGGCCCTTTCAACGGCTGCCAATGCGTTCACACTCAAGGCCAGGAACCCGGAAAATGATCTGAAATTTGCCCTTGATGTCACCGCAGTGGGAATGGGCCGGAGTGCCCCCTTTATAATGACCCCTGAAGGGAACAGACGGAATGCAACCGGGGCAGATTTTCTGGAGTTAATGAAACTGGGGCAAAGCCTGAATGCGATCCAGATGCCCGGCCCCCTGGTTTTCCCCGAAAAAATGGCCCAGGAGGATGTCTACGCGTTCATGATGGCAGCCCAGGTGCGCTATTCAGACAAGCCCTGTCACCTGTCCAAGGGCGAGGATTTAAAAATTTTATGCATGGCCATGGGCATCACGGTTGATACCCTGAAAAAGGATGCGGACAAAGGGATCAGCTACGCCCAGACCACCGTCAACAGCCTGTCTCCCCTGGCCCTTACCAGCGGGCAGGGACAGTTGTTAATAGATGCGGCAGAACATGGCATTGCCATCTGTCTTTCTCCCACCCCGGCCACCGGATCTACCGGGCCCTGCAGTCTCATGGGGAACCTGATTTTAAACAATTGTGAAACCCTGGGGATGCTGATCCTGTCCCAATGGGTTCGTCCGGGGCTTCCTGTTTTCTACGGCGCCTTTCCCAGTGCTTCGGATATGCGGACCATGAGTGCCACCTATGGCGGACCTGAATCCCGAAAGATGGAGCTTGCATCCGCCCTGATGGCCAAACATTACAACCTTTTGTCCCGAAGCAATGTGAACAATGATGCCCAGGTCTGTGATTTTCAGGCCGGGGCCGAGTCCATGTTCAACCTTGTGACCGCCTTCCAGGGTCAGGTCAATTTTATTCCGGGTTGCGGACACCTGGCCAGCTTTGCCGCAGCCTCCCAGGCCAAACTGATTCTGGATGCTGAGCTGACGGAATATGCCCGGTATTTTGCAAAACCCATCCCGGGATCTGACAGCCTGGACGAGACCATCAAATTGATCCAGGAGACAGGCCCCCGGGGCAAATATGTCACCAGCTTCCATACCTTTTCCCATTTCAGGGAGGTGCTGCACCATCCGGATCTTTTTCCAAGGGTTTCCCATGATAAATGGTGCAAGGGCCGGAAAAGTTTACAGGCAGACGCCCAACACAAGGCGGATCATCTCCTGGAAGCTTACCAGCAACCCCCCATTGACAAGGATCTTGATCGCAGGCTTGCTAAGTTTTGTGAACCGGGCCTAGGGGAAAACTCGTGTGAAGCTGACAGATGA
- the hutC gene encoding histidine utilization repressor, with protein sequence MKDLTEEPKALYQQVKAHILKKIDSGEWLPDTKIPSENQLVKTLNVSRMTVNRAMRELSEDDRLVRIQGVGTYVARPKPIAALYEIRNIDEEIKEWGGIYSCTVILLAQEKVFPELAVAMKMPMGTKVFHSVIVHKSNGKPVMLGDRFVNPLFAPDYLKQDFTKITPSKYLMGIISPTDIEHIIEAGLPDEQTQQLLEITAQDPCLYLHRQTWSGEGVVTHSRMIYPGTTYRISGRFKTVFSYHEPSLGKA encoded by the coding sequence ATGAAAGATTTGACCGAGGAGCCCAAAGCACTTTACCAGCAGGTCAAGGCCCATATTTTAAAAAAAATTGATTCCGGTGAGTGGCTGCCGGACACAAAGATTCCTTCAGAAAACCAATTGGTAAAAACCTTGAATGTCTCGCGTATGACGGTCAACAGGGCCATGCGCGAGCTGTCCGAGGACGATCGCCTGGTTCGCATCCAGGGTGTTGGCACCTATGTTGCGCGTCCCAAGCCCATTGCCGCCCTGTATGAAATCCGAAATATTGACGAAGAGATCAAGGAATGGGGCGGAATTTATTCCTGTACGGTGATTCTATTGGCACAGGAAAAAGTGTTTCCCGAATTGGCAGTGGCCATGAAGATGCCAATGGGAACAAAGGTGTTTCATTCCGTCATTGTTCACAAGAGCAATGGTAAGCCCGTAATGCTGGGTGATCGCTTTGTGAATCCCCTGTTTGCCCCGGATTATCTGAAACAGGACTTTACAAAAATAACCCCGTCCAAATACCTCATGGGCATTATTTCTCCCACCGATATCGAACATATTATTGAAGCGGGTCTGCCCGATGAACAGACCCAGCAGTTGCTGGAGATCACCGCCCAAGACCCCTGCCTCTACCTCCATCGTCAAACCTGGAGCGGGGAAGGGGTGGTGACCCACAGCCGCATGATCTATCCCGGCACCACCTATAGAATCAGCGGCCGGTTTAAAACGGTGTTCAGCTATCACGAGCCTTCACTCGGTAAGGCTTAG
- the ftcD gene encoding glutamate formimidoyltransferase, translated as MKKIIECVPNFSEGRDKNVINAIAEAIRGTEGCTLLDVDSGQSTHRTVYTFVGDTETVIQGALAAARVARKKINMALHKGEHPRFGAMDVCPFIPVANVTMEECVEVSRQFAQLAAEELGVPFFLYEEAADQEYRRKLPDVRKGEYEALEDRLKDPRWKPDFGPAKFVPSWGATATGARMFLIAYNVNILGSANQAHRIALNLREAGRGSDQPGKLKDVKGMGWFVDEYNMAQVTVNLNNYHVTPIHLLFEEVKREAAQLNLAVAGSEIVGIVPLESLIMAAEYYIEKEGLFIYEEAHKVRLAVERLGLNSVAPFIPEDKIIEYIVAEPPEEPLASMSLRGFIEEISARTSAPGGGSASAAMAAIGTALGSMVAKLTQGVRKFESVEPQMQKSIPILHELTRALIPMIDADTSAFNEYMEGLRLPKGTEAEKKARLAKMQAGLKTAIQIPLATMRLGDTAWDTLCEVAKYGNPASKSDVQVGAKALETGIWGAYQNVLINMKDIKDETFKAETMAETMAIENRSRQMCAKVLDILESI; from the coding sequence ATGAAAAAAATAATCGAGTGTGTGCCCAATTTCTCAGAGGGACGCGATAAAAATGTGATAAATGCCATTGCCGAAGCCATTCGTGGGACAGAAGGGTGTACCCTTCTGGATGTGGATTCCGGCCAATCCACCCACCGGACGGTCTACACCTTTGTGGGGGATACTGAAACCGTTATCCAAGGGGCCCTGGCCGCAGCCCGGGTGGCCAGAAAAAAAATTAACATGGCCCTTCACAAAGGAGAGCACCCGCGATTCGGGGCCATGGATGTCTGCCCTTTTATCCCGGTGGCCAATGTCACCATGGAAGAATGCGTAGAAGTTTCCAGGCAGTTTGCCCAACTGGCGGCCGAGGAACTGGGTGTTCCTTTTTTCCTTTATGAAGAAGCAGCTGACCAGGAATACCGGCGCAAGCTTCCCGATGTACGGAAGGGAGAGTACGAGGCCCTGGAAGACCGGCTGAAAGATCCCAGATGGAAACCGGATTTTGGCCCCGCAAAATTTGTGCCCTCCTGGGGTGCTACGGCCACGGGGGCCCGGATGTTTCTCATTGCCTATAATGTAAATATTCTGGGCAGCGCCAACCAGGCCCATCGAATTGCCCTGAACCTGCGAGAAGCCGGCAGGGGAAGTGATCAGCCCGGTAAACTCAAGGATGTGAAGGGAATGGGCTGGTTTGTGGATGAATATAATATGGCCCAGGTCACCGTCAACCTGAACAATTATCATGTGACCCCGATTCATCTGCTGTTTGAAGAGGTCAAGAGGGAAGCTGCCCAACTGAACCTTGCCGTGGCCGGTTCCGAAATCGTGGGCATCGTCCCGCTGGAATCCCTTATCATGGCGGCAGAGTACTATATTGAAAAAGAGGGGCTGTTCATTTACGAAGAAGCCCACAAGGTCCGCCTTGCCGTCGAACGGCTGGGGCTCAATTCCGTGGCACCGTTCATCCCCGAGGACAAGATCATCGAGTATATTGTGGCCGAACCCCCGGAAGAACCCCTGGCCTCCATGAGCCTGCGGGGATTTATCGAAGAAATTTCCGCCCGGACATCGGCTCCCGGAGGCGGATCTGCCTCTGCGGCCATGGCAGCCATCGGCACAGCACTTGGTTCCATGGTGGCCAAGCTCACCCAGGGCGTGAGAAAATTTGAATCTGTGGAACCCCAGATGCAGAAGAGTATCCCGATTCTCCATGAATTGACCCGGGCGCTGATCCCCATGATTGATGCAGACACCTCTGCGTTTAACGAATACATGGAAGGCCTGAGGCTGCCAAAGGGCACTGAGGCCGAAAAAAAGGCCCGCCTGGCAAAGATGCAGGCCGGCCTTAAGACCGCCATTCAGATTCCTTTGGCCACCATGCGTCTGGGGGATACGGCATGGGATACCCTGTGTGAGGTGGCAAAATATGGAAATCCCGCATCCAAATCAGATGTTCAGGTGGGGGCAAAAGCCCTTGAAACCGGAATTTGGGGGGCCTATCAAAATGTCCTTATCAACATGAAAGATATCAAAGACGAAACCTTCAAGGCGGAAACCATGGCGGAAACCATGGCCATTGAAAACCGCTCCAGACAAATGTGCGCCAAGGTGCTGGACATCCTGGAAAGTATTTAA
- the hutH gene encoding histidine ammonia-lyase: MTRIFLDREKITNDDLVAVARYNAVADFSSEGEARVEKTSALIRRWIAEKRVIYGITTGFGALCNVTIPEEDTQQLQNNIIMSHAAGVGNPLSEEVVRAIMALRIHDLSMGYSGCRMKTIRHMLAFLNNGVSPIIPEKGSVGSSGDLAPTAHLGLVLIGQGEAIYQGKRQPGGDILRQIGLEPLVLEGGEGLALINGTQVMTAIGVLVVNDAIQLSKTADIACAMSLEVLMGSNSEFDPRIHQIRPHPGQIATADNILKLIAESEIIESHRGCARVQDAYTLRCAPQIHGASKDAVAHAKRVIDIEINSTTTNPLIFSDTEEVRLGGNFHGQPVAMAADYLSMGIAELGSVSERRVERLVNPQLSDLPAFLVKNSGLNSGYMIAQYVAAALVSENKVLAHPACVDSIPTSANKEDHVSMGTIGIRQSREVLGNVENVVAIELLCAAQAYDLITEKKPMKGGLGTRVAYGVIRSHVPYLESDRDLSRDIETMVKVLRSGEILAAVEKAIGPISGS, translated from the coding sequence ATGACACGTATATTTCTGGATCGAGAAAAAATAACCAATGATGATCTGGTCGCTGTGGCCCGTTATAATGCTGTGGCAGATTTCTCTTCGGAAGGCGAGGCACGGGTGGAGAAAACCTCTGCCCTGATCCGCAGGTGGATTGCGGAAAAACGAGTGATTTATGGCATTACCACGGGGTTTGGTGCCCTTTGCAATGTGACCATACCCGAAGAGGATACCCAGCAGCTCCAGAACAATATCATCATGAGCCATGCCGCAGGTGTGGGAAATCCCCTGTCCGAGGAGGTGGTCCGGGCGATCATGGCCTTAAGGATTCATGATCTGTCCATGGGATATTCCGGGTGCCGGATGAAGACCATCCGTCATATGCTGGCGTTTCTCAACAACGGCGTTTCCCCCATTATCCCTGAAAAGGGGTCTGTGGGTTCCAGTGGAGATCTGGCGCCCACGGCCCACCTCGGGCTGGTTCTCATCGGCCAGGGAGAGGCAATTTATCAAGGGAAACGCCAGCCCGGCGGTGACATCCTGCGACAGATCGGTCTTGAACCCCTGGTCCTGGAAGGGGGAGAGGGCCTAGCGCTTATCAACGGCACCCAGGTGATGACGGCCATTGGCGTCCTGGTGGTCAATGACGCCATCCAGCTCTCCAAAACCGCCGATATTGCCTGCGCCATGAGTCTGGAAGTGCTCATGGGGAGCAACTCTGAATTTGATCCGAGGATCCATCAAATTCGTCCCCACCCCGGACAGATTGCCACGGCCGACAATATTTTAAAATTGATTGCGGAAAGTGAGATCATTGAATCCCACCGGGGATGTGCCCGGGTTCAGGATGCCTATACCCTGCGCTGCGCCCCCCAGATTCATGGTGCCAGCAAGGATGCCGTTGCCCATGCAAAGCGGGTAATTGATATTGAGATCAACTCCACCACCACCAATCCCCTTATTTTCTCCGACACGGAAGAGGTGCGCCTGGGCGGCAACTTCCACGGGCAACCCGTTGCCATGGCAGCGGACTATCTGTCCATGGGTATTGCCGAGCTCGGCTCTGTATCCGAGCGCCGGGTGGAACGTCTGGTCAATCCCCAGCTCAGCGATCTTCCTGCTTTTCTGGTGAAAAACAGCGGGCTTAATTCCGGATACATGATTGCCCAGTATGTGGCGGCAGCCCTGGTCTCCGAGAACAAGGTACTTGCCCATCCCGCCTGTGTGGATTCCATTCCCACCTCTGCCAACAAGGAAGACCACGTCAGTATGGGCACCATCGGTATCCGCCAGAGCCGTGAAGTCCTTGGCAACGTGGAAAACGTGGTGGCCATCGAGCTGTTGTGTGCAGCCCAGGCCTATGACCTGATCACCGAAAAAAAACCCATGAAAGGGGGGCTTGGCACCCGGGTGGCCTATGGGGTGATCCGAAGCCATGTGCCCTATCTTGAAAGCGACAGGGATCTTTCCCGGGATATTGAAACCATGGTAAAGGTTCTCAGAAGCGGTGAAATCCTAGCAGCTGTGGAAAAAGCCATCGGCCCGATCTCCGGCAGTTGA
- a CDS encoding aldehyde ferredoxin oxidoreductase family protein, protein MMNHLGSIVHVDLSEKKVTIEPFGEKLARTVLGGFGFNTWYLYKNLPKNALALGPENILIISCGLLTGTAAPASSRSHVSAKSPLSGLMGSSSVGGHIGARLKSLGIAAMVIRGRSDLPVSLVVDKTGVSFRTGEDLWGLSTRNTESVLRNERQGQNVEILSIGVAGENLVPFACIMNGTDHAAGRTGMGAVMGSKNLKAILVAGVKNLEKSSPETKALVKAYIGKIKAGLPIYTDFSTTGSSAHIQWLNDTGQLGTRNYQEGTMDGVEKIDGKNLLTYVEKKTSCHRCPVHCKAEIKIKAGRHQGFHGGRPEYETVINMGSLCGLKDPDELLYLSNLANILGIDTISTGSIIAFAMELYERGIITTQDTGGLALTWGNAQAMEALMHQIALRKGFGKILSLGVKGAASVIGKGSEQYAYHTKGVEIYGSDPRGSQAIALSYTVSLRGGDFTSVYPIPAFRYTQEKAQKEFGTTAIMEPHIIDGKGILVRGCLLTSAIIDSLGLCKVPTLSIMADFTLENESDLIRAITGLELSAQELFYRGEQLINMEKLFNLAHGASLENDNLPGLFQEKGLPHGPVKGLLVEDLSVMVQDFYTVMGWDEAGIPTGETLKRLKLEEI, encoded by the coding sequence ATGATGAACCATCTGGGAAGCATTGTCCATGTGGACTTGTCAGAAAAAAAGGTAACCATTGAACCCTTTGGGGAAAAACTGGCCCGGACCGTTTTGGGCGGATTTGGATTCAACACCTGGTACCTCTACAAAAACCTGCCCAAAAATGCCCTGGCACTGGGTCCTGAAAATATCCTGATCATCAGTTGCGGCCTGCTCACGGGTACGGCCGCCCCGGCATCCTCCCGGAGCCATGTCAGCGCCAAGTCGCCCCTGTCTGGACTCATGGGCAGTTCCAGTGTGGGCGGTCACATCGGTGCCCGGTTAAAGTCCCTGGGAATTGCCGCCATGGTGATCCGCGGGCGTTCAGATCTACCGGTCTCGCTTGTGGTGGATAAAACCGGTGTTTCCTTTCGAACCGGGGAAGATCTTTGGGGACTTTCTACCCGCAACACTGAATCCGTTCTGAGAAATGAACGCCAGGGCCAGAACGTGGAAATTTTATCCATTGGGGTGGCTGGAGAAAATTTGGTTCCCTTTGCCTGCATCATGAACGGGACGGATCATGCTGCCGGACGGACCGGCATGGGTGCGGTCATGGGGTCCAAGAACCTTAAGGCCATCCTGGTGGCCGGGGTCAAAAACCTGGAGAAATCCTCCCCTGAAACCAAGGCCCTGGTCAAGGCGTATATCGGCAAAATCAAAGCCGGGCTTCCCATTTACACGGATTTCTCCACCACCGGCAGTTCCGCCCATATCCAGTGGCTCAACGATACCGGCCAGCTGGGAACCCGGAATTATCAGGAAGGTACCATGGACGGGGTAGAAAAAATCGACGGCAAGAATCTTCTGACCTATGTCGAAAAAAAAACCAGCTGTCACCGGTGCCCGGTGCATTGCAAGGCTGAAATCAAAATCAAAGCCGGCCGTCACCAGGGATTCCATGGGGGTCGACCCGAATATGAGACCGTCATCAATATGGGCTCTTTGTGCGGACTGAAAGATCCGGATGAACTCTTGTATCTGTCCAATCTGGCCAATATACTGGGGATAGATACCATTTCCACAGGGTCCATCATTGCCTTTGCCATGGAACTCTATGAACGGGGCATCATCACCACCCAGGATACCGGGGGACTTGCATTAACCTGGGGAAACGCCCAGGCAATGGAGGCGCTCATGCATCAGATTGCCCTGAGAAAAGGATTCGGGAAAATTCTTTCCCTGGGGGTCAAGGGGGCTGCCAGCGTCATCGGCAAGGGATCCGAACAATATGCCTACCACACCAAAGGGGTTGAAATTTACGGGTCAGATCCCAGGGGAAGCCAGGCCATTGCCCTCTCCTATACGGTTTCCCTCAGGGGAGGGGATTTTACCAGCGTATACCCGATTCCGGCCTTTCGCTACACCCAGGAAAAAGCACAAAAAGAATTTGGCACCACGGCGATTATGGAGCCCCATATCATCGACGGAAAGGGGATTCTGGTTCGAGGCTGTCTTTTGACTTCGGCCATAATCGATTCTCTGGGGCTTTGCAAGGTGCCGACCCTGTCCATTATGGCAGATTTCACCCTGGAAAACGAAAGCGATCTGATCCGGGCCATTACCGGTCTGGAATTGTCCGCCCAGGAGCTGTTTTACAGGGGGGAACAACTCATCAACATGGAAAAACTATTCAACCTTGCCCACGGTGCCTCCCTGGAAAACGACAACCTGCCCGGGCTATTTCAGGAAAAAGGGCTTCCCCATGGGCCGGTAAAAGGTCTTCTGGTGGAGGATCTTTCGGTCATGGTTCAGGATTTCTACACGGTCATGGGATGGGACGAGGCAGGAATTCCCACGGGTGAAACCCTGAAACGCCTTAAACTGGAGGAAATCTAA
- a CDS encoding urocanate hydratase: MLKNTDVSNAMTIKIEDIFTELPEMPDFQPGIRRAPKRAMTLNKGEVMLAVKNALRYIPEAWHKICAPEFLDELLTHGRIYGYRFRPRGRLYGKPIDEYTGKCIEGRAFQVMIENNLDFEIALYPYELVTYGETGQVCQNWMQYQMIKKYLENVTQDQTLVVESGHPLGLFQSSPASPRAIITNAMMVGLFDDQENWERAMSLGVANYGQMTAGGWMYIGPQGIVHGTYGTLLNAARLELDVPEDGDLTGRLFVTSGLGGMSGAQGKAIEIAKGVGIIAEVDESRIQTRYDQGWVSMVTAEPGAAFDAAKKAMAEKKALAIAFHGNVVDLLEYAVDHDIHIELLSDQTSCHVAHGGGYCPQGLSFDQRTEMLKKDPDAFIKRVDASFVHHYELIKTLVERGTYFFDYGNAFMRAVFDAGVTQICKNGVNTLDGFIFPSYVEDIMGPLMFDYGYGPFRWVCLSGKSEDLLKTDQAAMACIDPDRRSQDRDNYIWIRDAQKNKLVVGTQARILYQDAAGRVAIALKFNEMVRKGEIGPVMLGRDHHDTSGTDSPFRETANIKDGSNIMADMAIQCFAGNCARGMSLVALHNGGGVGIGKAINGGFGLVLDGSSRVDEIIKRAMLWDVMGGVARRSWARNENALDTCVEFNGQYKGEAHISIPYLTDEQMIADLVDAKIK, from the coding sequence ATGCTGAAAAATACAGATGTTTCCAATGCAATGACGATTAAAATAGAGGACATATTTACAGAACTGCCGGAGATGCCGGATTTCCAGCCCGGGATCAGACGGGCCCCAAAAAGGGCCATGACCCTGAATAAAGGCGAAGTCATGCTGGCAGTGAAGAATGCCCTGCGGTATATTCCCGAAGCATGGCACAAAATCTGTGCCCCTGAATTTTTAGACGAGCTGTTAACCCATGGAAGAATCTATGGATATCGGTTCAGGCCCAGGGGCCGTCTTTACGGAAAGCCCATTGACGAATACACAGGAAAATGCATTGAAGGCCGTGCCTTCCAGGTGATGATCGAAAACAATCTGGACTTTGAAATTGCCCTGTATCCCTATGAGCTGGTGACCTATGGTGAGACCGGTCAGGTCTGTCAGAACTGGATGCAATACCAGATGATTAAAAAATATCTTGAAAATGTCACCCAGGACCAGACCCTGGTGGTGGAGTCAGGTCATCCCCTGGGGCTGTTTCAGTCTTCTCCCGCATCTCCCCGGGCCATTATCACCAATGCCATGATGGTCGGTCTGTTTGATGACCAGGAAAACTGGGAACGGGCCATGTCCCTGGGGGTGGCCAATTACGGACAGATGACGGCGGGGGGATGGATGTACATCGGTCCCCAGGGCATTGTCCACGGCACCTACGGCACCCTGCTGAACGCTGCCCGGCTGGAGCTGGACGTCCCTGAAGACGGGGACCTCACCGGACGGTTGTTTGTCACCTCAGGCCTGGGCGGCATGAGCGGCGCCCAGGGCAAGGCCATTGAAATTGCCAAGGGAGTCGGCATCATCGCAGAAGTGGATGAATCCAGGATTCAGACACGATATGACCAGGGCTGGGTCAGCATGGTGACAGCAGAGCCGGGGGCCGCCTTTGATGCTGCAAAAAAAGCCATGGCAGAAAAAAAGGCCCTGGCCATCGCCTTCCACGGCAATGTGGTGGATCTGCTGGAATATGCGGTTGATCATGATATCCACATTGAACTGCTTTCCGATCAGACCTCCTGCCATGTGGCCCATGGTGGCGGATATTGCCCCCAGGGACTGAGCTTTGACCAGCGGACAGAAATGCTGAAAAAAGATCCGGATGCCTTTATAAAACGGGTGGATGCCTCGTTTGTTCACCATTATGAACTCATCAAGACCCTGGTGGAAAGAGGCACCTATTTCTTTGATTACGGCAATGCCTTTATGCGGGCTGTGTTTGATGCCGGGGTGACCCAGATTTGTAAAAACGGGGTCAATACCCTGGACGGCTTTATTTTTCCCTCCTATGTGGAAGATATCATGGGCCCCTTGATGTTTGATTATGGATACGGCCCCTTCAGATGGGTCTGCCTTTCAGGAAAGTCCGAGGATCTTTTAAAAACCGACCAGGCTGCCATGGCCTGCATTGATCCAGACAGAAGATCCCAGGACCGGGATAATTATATCTGGATCAGGGATGCCCAGAAAAACAAGCTGGTGGTGGGAACCCAGGCCAGGATCCTCTACCAGGATGCGGCGGGAAGGGTGGCCATTGCCCTTAAATTCAATGAAATGGTCCGGAAAGGTGAGATCGGCCCTGTGATGCTTGGCCGGGATCACCACGACACCTCCGGCACGGACTCTCCCTTCAGGGAAACCGCCAATATCAAGGATGGCAGCAATATCATGGCGGACATGGCCATCCAGTGTTTTGCCGGGAACTGCGCCAGGGGCATGAGCCTTGTGGCCCTTCACAACGGCGGCGGTGTCGGAATCGGCAAGGCGATCAACGGCGGCTTTGGTCTGGTTCTTGACGGCAGTTCCCGGGTGGATGAGATTATCAAACGGGCCATGCTCTGGGATGTCATGGGCGGTGTGGCCAGAAGATCCTGGGCACGGAATGAAAACGCCCTGGACACCTGTGTGGAATTCAATGGGCAATACAAAGGCGAAGCCCATATTTCCATTCCCTACCTCACCGACGAGCAGATGATCGCAGATCTGGTGGACGCAAAGATAAAATAA